The Dendrosporobacter quercicolus genome has a segment encoding these proteins:
- a CDS encoding electron transfer flavoprotein subunit alpha/FixB family protein: protein MQNDKAYRGIWVVAEQTADGLSGVSFELLTKARQLKEQGGISEPVTAVILGENLAGCQAKLAEAGAEAVIIVDHPELRLFQNDIYAAILKTLVELKKPEIVLMGATAAGSDLAPTLGARLKTGVSAHCVDLRLNDDGNLVAVVPAFGGKVLGDILCPERRPQMATIRPGILGKAACYLNVECSVEQFDPSAIIAEDQGRVKAIGITREEQKGVPLEEADVVVVGGFGLMSKENWQLIETLALMLGGAVGCTRPPLDEGWAKEYQMIGTSGKSVRPKVYIGVGISGATHHVCGMKDAGLVISINKDEKAPIFEVSDIGVTADATAILPLLIEVMQRYDDNVVC from the coding sequence ATGCAAAATGATAAAGCATACCGGGGCATTTGGGTCGTGGCTGAGCAAACCGCAGATGGTTTGAGCGGCGTAAGCTTTGAATTGCTCACCAAAGCCAGACAATTAAAGGAGCAGGGCGGGATCAGTGAGCCGGTAACCGCCGTCATTTTGGGGGAGAATCTGGCCGGTTGCCAGGCTAAGCTGGCCGAGGCAGGCGCGGAAGCAGTAATTATCGTTGATCATCCGGAACTGCGTCTTTTTCAAAACGATATCTATGCGGCAATATTGAAAACTTTAGTGGAATTAAAAAAGCCGGAAATTGTTTTAATGGGCGCTACCGCGGCCGGATCAGATTTGGCGCCGACTCTTGGCGCCCGTTTGAAGACAGGCGTGTCGGCGCATTGTGTTGATTTACGGCTGAATGACGATGGAAACCTGGTTGCCGTAGTACCGGCTTTTGGCGGAAAAGTATTGGGTGATATCCTATGTCCTGAACGGCGGCCGCAAATGGCGACGATCCGGCCTGGTATTTTGGGTAAAGCCGCTTGCTATCTTAATGTGGAATGCTCGGTGGAACAATTTGACCCAAGCGCGATCATTGCCGAAGATCAAGGCCGGGTGAAAGCAATCGGCATTACCAGGGAAGAACAAAAAGGCGTTCCGCTGGAAGAAGCCGATGTGGTGGTAGTGGGCGGCTTTGGTTTGATGAGCAAAGAAAACTGGCAATTGATTGAGACCCTGGCGTTAATGCTGGGCGGAGCGGTCGGTTGCACCAGGCCGCCTCTTGACGAAGGCTGGGCGAAAGAATATCAGATGATCGGGACCAGCGGGAAGTCCGTTCGTCCGAAAGTATATATCGGGGTAGGCATATCGGGTGCAACCCATCATGTTTGCGGGATGAAGGACGCCGGGCTGGTTATCAGCATCAATAAAGATGAAAAAGCGCCTATCTTTGAGGTTTCCGATATTGGCGTAACTGCTGACGCCACTGCAATTCTGCCGTTGCTGATTGAGGTCATGCAGAGATATGACGACAATGTCGTTTGCTGA
- a CDS encoding electron transfer flavoprotein subunit beta/FixA family protein encodes MGLNIAVCIKSVPDPNDYDKITIDMRTKTITRTGIPTIVNPADKSALEAALQVKEKYGGKVVVFCMAPPEAKSELYEAMAMGADEAVLLSDRAFAGADTLATSYTLAQGIKQNGAFDLVFTGTESADGATAQVPSQLAEWLGIAHLWNVKEFAFNNDREIQAKVKLDNAVGEYVIKLPALLAVAREANKPRYTSAMGVMKARKKPLAVLGKTELKADESLLGQQGSPTWPGDIAIPSMARKGQQLTGTPEEIAVQIFTKLRAAGINLVSKGGIG; translated from the coding sequence GTGGGGTTAAATATTGCAGTATGCATTAAATCGGTACCCGATCCCAACGATTACGATAAAATTACGATTGATATGAGAACCAAAACAATTACCCGGACCGGGATTCCGACCATTGTCAATCCTGCGGACAAAAGTGCGCTGGAAGCGGCTCTGCAGGTCAAAGAGAAGTATGGCGGCAAAGTAGTGGTATTTTGCATGGCTCCTCCTGAGGCCAAAAGCGAGTTGTATGAAGCAATGGCCATGGGAGCCGACGAAGCTGTGCTGTTATCCGACCGGGCGTTTGCCGGCGCCGATACGCTGGCGACTTCCTATACTCTGGCGCAAGGGATCAAGCAAAACGGAGCGTTCGATCTTGTCTTTACCGGCACTGAGAGCGCCGACGGCGCTACGGCCCAGGTGCCATCCCAGCTGGCCGAATGGCTGGGTATCGCCCATTTGTGGAATGTAAAGGAATTCGCTTTCAACAACGACCGGGAAATACAGGCCAAAGTCAAACTGGATAATGCGGTTGGCGAATATGTCATTAAGCTGCCGGCTCTGCTGGCTGTAGCCCGTGAAGCCAATAAACCCCGTTATACCAGTGCGATGGGTGTGATGAAGGCCCGCAAGAAACCATTGGCGGTGCTTGGCAAAACCGAACTGAAAGCGGATGAAAGCCTGCTGGGGCAGCAAGGTTCACCCACCTGGCCAGGAGATATCGCTATTCCTTCTATGGCCCGCAAAGGTCAGCAGCTTACCGGAACACCGGAAGAAATTGCAGTTCAGATATTTACTAAATTACGGGCTGCCGGCATCAACTTAGTTTCAAAGGGGGGAATTGGCTGA
- a CDS encoding 4-hydroxyphenylacetate 3-hydroxylase family protein: MALKTPEQYEESLRKMKLKVYVQGELVENPVDHPIIRPSLNSVKKTYELAQIPEYQELMTAESHLNGERVNRFCHLHQNTDDLVKKVKMQRLLGQKTAACFQRCVGMDAINAVDSVTFEMDEKLGTDYHKRFTKFLERMQEEDWTVDGAMTDPKGDRSLPPHKQADPDMYVRVVEKRADGIVVRGAKAHQTGAINSHWILVMPTIAMGKDDADYAVSFAAPADAEGVFYIYGRQSCDTRKLEGVEIDVGNKQFGGHEALMVFENVFIPWEYVFMCGEYEFSGSLVERFAGYHRQSYGGCKVGVGDVLIGAAALAAEYNGVAKASHIKDKLIEMVHLNESLYSCGIACSAEGQKTASGNYIIDLLLANVCKQNITRLPYEIARLAEDVAGGLMVTLPSEHDLRHPEIGKIVEKYFKGVDSIPMEDRMRILRLVENLTLGTAAVGYRTESMHGAGSPQAQRVMIARQGDLGSKKELAKEIAGIKKKNQH, translated from the coding sequence ATGGCATTGAAAACACCAGAGCAATATGAAGAAAGTTTACGGAAAATGAAGCTAAAGGTCTATGTGCAGGGGGAATTGGTGGAAAACCCGGTTGATCATCCGATCATCCGGCCATCCCTGAATTCGGTGAAAAAAACTTATGAACTGGCGCAGATTCCGGAATATCAGGAACTGATGACCGCTGAGTCGCATTTGAACGGCGAGCGGGTCAACCGTTTCTGCCACTTGCATCAGAACACCGATGATTTGGTTAAAAAAGTTAAAATGCAGAGGCTGCTTGGTCAAAAGACCGCGGCCTGCTTTCAGCGCTGTGTAGGAATGGATGCAATTAATGCGGTGGACAGCGTAACATTTGAGATGGACGAAAAACTGGGCACTGACTATCATAAACGGTTTACCAAGTTTCTTGAGCGGATGCAGGAAGAGGACTGGACTGTGGACGGCGCAATGACTGACCCGAAAGGTGACCGCAGCCTGCCGCCCCATAAGCAGGCCGATCCCGACATGTACGTTAGAGTAGTGGAAAAGCGGGCTGACGGCATCGTGGTCAGAGGCGCCAAAGCCCACCAAACCGGGGCGATTAATTCGCATTGGATACTGGTTATGCCCACCATCGCCATGGGCAAGGACGATGCCGATTATGCCGTGTCTTTTGCCGCGCCGGCTGACGCCGAAGGAGTATTCTATATTTATGGCCGGCAGTCCTGCGATACCCGCAAACTGGAAGGCGTTGAAATCGATGTCGGCAATAAACAATTTGGCGGCCACGAGGCGCTGATGGTGTTTGAGAATGTGTTTATTCCCTGGGAGTATGTATTCATGTGCGGTGAATATGAATTCAGCGGCAGTCTGGTTGAGCGTTTTGCCGGTTACCACCGGCAAAGTTACGGCGGCTGTAAGGTTGGGGTTGGCGATGTCCTCATTGGGGCTGCGGCTTTGGCTGCCGAATACAACGGGGTTGCAAAAGCTTCGCATATTAAAGACAAATTAATTGAAATGGTGCATTTAAATGAATCGTTGTATTCCTGCGGCATTGCCTGTTCGGCTGAAGGGCAGAAAACGGCCTCAGGCAACTATATAATTGATTTGCTGCTGGCCAATGTTTGCAAACAGAATATTACCAGACTGCCCTATGAAATCGCCCGGCTGGCCGAAGATGTCGCCGGCGGCCTGATGGTTACCCTGCCGTCGGAGCATGATTTGCGTCATCCGGAAATTGGTAAAATTGTAGAAAAATACTTTAAAGGAGTAGACAGTATTCCAATGGAAGACCGGATGCGGATTCTGCGGCTGGTGGAAAACCTGACGCTGGGCACTGCTGCGGTCGGCTACCGGACAGAGTCCATGCATGGCGCCGGCTCGCCACAGGCGCAAAGAGTAATGATTGCCCGGCAGGGCGACCTGGGCAGCAAAAAGGAACTGGCGAAAGAGATTGCCGGTATCAAGAAAAAAAATCAGCACTAA
- a CDS encoding 4-hydroxybutyrate dehydrogenase — translation MKPFRIVPQIAIYQNYGEFADAFSIGSDDLVVTNEYIYTAGMQRDNDQSKRIFQEKYGVGEPSNHMMDAMLADVRKHQFKRVVAVGGGTVIDMAKLLTLGGNHTAAEYFSGQVELRKEKELLLIPTTCGTGSEMTNISILEIKEQNTKKGLATDVLYADYAVLIPGLLKSLPFKVFATSSIDALIHATESFVAPASNQITELFGIRALEMIIGGYQQIVDKGPEHRNVIIEDFLLASAYAGIAFGNTGVGAVHALSYPLGGVYHVPHGEANQQLFTEVFKAYKRIDPVGRITTLEAHLSKLLGVPNASVWKELDSLLESILPRKPLREYGMKRAEIETFADSVLENQQRLLKNNYAPLSRQQMVDIYSQLY, via the coding sequence ATGAAGCCATTTAGGATTGTGCCGCAAATAGCGATATATCAAAATTATGGTGAGTTTGCCGATGCGTTCAGCATCGGCTCCGATGACCTGGTGGTCACGAATGAGTATATTTATACTGCAGGAATGCAGCGTGATAACGATCAGAGCAAGCGGATTTTTCAAGAAAAATACGGGGTCGGGGAACCGTCCAATCATATGATGGATGCGATGCTTGCCGATGTGCGCAAGCATCAGTTCAAACGCGTTGTTGCCGTAGGCGGCGGTACGGTCATTGATATGGCCAAACTGCTGACGCTGGGCGGCAATCATACCGCCGCCGAGTATTTCAGCGGCCAAGTGGAGCTTCGCAAGGAAAAAGAACTTTTGCTTATTCCGACCACTTGCGGAACCGGCAGTGAAATGACCAATATTTCCATTTTGGAAATTAAAGAGCAAAATACCAAAAAAGGATTGGCGACAGACGTATTATATGCAGATTATGCGGTACTTATACCGGGTCTGCTGAAAAGTCTGCCATTTAAGGTTTTCGCCACCAGTTCAATTGATGCATTGATTCATGCCACCGAATCTTTTGTGGCTCCTGCTTCTAACCAGATTACCGAGCTGTTTGGCATCCGGGCGCTGGAAATGATTATCGGCGGCTATCAGCAGATCGTGGATAAAGGGCCTGAGCATCGTAATGTTATTATTGAAGATTTCCTTTTGGCAAGCGCTTATGCCGGCATTGCCTTTGGCAATACCGGCGTGGGAGCGGTTCATGCCCTGAGTTATCCGCTGGGCGGCGTTTATCATGTTCCGCACGGCGAGGCTAACCAGCAACTGTTTACCGAAGTATTTAAAGCCTATAAAAGAATAGATCCGGTTGGCAGGATTACCACTCTTGAAGCGCATCTAAGCAAGCTATTGGGCGTGCCGAACGCCAGCGTGTGGAAGGAACTCGACAGTTTACTGGAAAGTATCTTACCGCGTAAGCCACTGCGGGAGTATGGCATGAAACGGGCGGAGATTGAAACCTTTGCCGATAGCGTACTGGAAAATCAGCAACGGCTGCTGAAGAATAATTATGCACCATTATCTCGGCAGCAAATGGTGGACATTTATAGTCAGTTATATTAA
- a CDS encoding acetyl-CoA hydrolase/transferase family protein translates to MENWQKKHQHKLVGAAEAVKRIKSGDRVVIGHACGEPQALTKAMTERYQELQNVEIVHMVAMGDSAYAQPGMEKSFRHNALFVGRSTRKAVEEGRADYTPCFFSEIPRLFKEKILPVQVALLQVTPPDEEGFCSYGISADYTVAAAETAELVIAQVNRRLPRTQGARIHLDNISLLVEQEEDLIELPSPVIGDVERSIGQQIANLVPDGATLQLGIGAIPDAVLLFLKDKKDLGIHSEMFSDGVVDLVNAGVITNRKKTINSGLFVATFLMGTRKLYDFIDQNPVVYLRPSDYVNDPCVVGQHENMISINSAVQVDLMGQVNAEMMGSKQFSGIGGQVDFVRGASRSPGGKSIIALPSTAAKGSVSRIVIELDKGAAVSTSRNDVQYVVTEYGTANLRGKSIRQRAAALLEIAHPKFQPSLQEQAKKIGLLP, encoded by the coding sequence ATGGAAAATTGGCAAAAAAAGCATCAGCATAAGCTGGTTGGGGCGGCCGAAGCCGTTAAGCGTATTAAATCCGGCGACCGGGTGGTGATTGGTCATGCCTGCGGGGAACCCCAGGCGTTAACCAAGGCAATGACCGAACGCTACCAGGAATTGCAAAATGTTGAGATTGTTCATATGGTGGCAATGGGAGATTCCGCTTATGCCCAGCCGGGTATGGAAAAAAGCTTTCGGCATAATGCCCTGTTTGTCGGCCGGAGTACCCGCAAGGCGGTGGAAGAGGGGCGGGCTGATTATACTCCTTGCTTTTTCTCGGAGATTCCCCGCCTGTTTAAGGAAAAAATTCTTCCGGTTCAGGTGGCGTTGCTGCAAGTAACGCCACCTGATGAAGAAGGCTTTTGCAGCTATGGCATATCAGCCGACTATACGGTTGCCGCGGCTGAAACCGCCGAGTTGGTAATCGCCCAGGTGAACCGGCGGTTGCCGCGTACCCAGGGAGCGAGAATACACCTTGATAATATCAGCCTGCTTGTGGAACAAGAGGAGGATTTAATCGAGCTGCCCTCGCCGGTTATTGGTGACGTGGAACGCAGTATCGGACAGCAGATCGCCAACCTGGTGCCGGACGGCGCAACCCTGCAATTGGGCATTGGGGCTATTCCGGATGCCGTACTGCTGTTCCTGAAGGACAAGAAGGATCTGGGGATCCATTCAGAAATGTTTTCGGACGGGGTAGTAGATCTGGTTAACGCCGGTGTCATTACGAATCGTAAAAAAACCATCAATTCCGGCTTATTTGTCGCCACTTTCTTGATGGGGACACGCAAACTGTATGATTTTATTGACCAAAACCCGGTAGTGTATTTAAGACCGTCGGATTATGTGAATGATCCCTGCGTTGTTGGCCAGCATGAAAATATGATTTCTATTAATTCCGCTGTACAAGTGGATTTAATGGGTCAGGTCAATGCGGAAATGATGGGATCGAAGCAATTTAGCGGCATTGGCGGGCAAGTGGATTTTGTCCGGGGCGCAAGCCGGTCTCCCGGTGGGAAATCAATTATTGCCTTGCCGTCAACCGCAGCGAAAGGGTCTGTTTCGCGTATTGTAATCGAACTGGATAAGGGGGCAGCCGTATCGACCAGCCGCAATGATGTGCAGTACGTGGTTACAGAATATGGCACCGCTAACCTGCGTGGCAAAAGCATTCGGCAAAGAGCTGCGGCGCTGTTGGAAATTGCTCATCCTAAATTCCAGCCGTCGTTGCAGGAACAAGCAAAAAAAATAGGCCTGCTTCCCTGA
- a CDS encoding aldehyde dehydrogenase family protein: protein MTDGEILQKMLRQSRQAQAEIEKCNQAQVDGFVRAIGKAIYDNAELLAREAVDETGMGVYEDKVAKNKGKSRMIWLSLKDKRSVDIIKEEPEKGLVYVAKPKGVIAAITPTTNPVVTPMCNAMFALKGRNSIIVAPHPRSKRCSAHAVALMNEALNKLGAPEHLIQIIEEPTMELTQGLMGVADAVVATGGMGLVKAAYASGKPAYGVGAGNVQVIVDREYDYEQAAKDIIAGRKFDNGIICSGEQCVITPAEKHEEIMAAFAKHGGYYIREAEQIERFRKVMFPEGKINTKLVGQSVQHIAAAAGVPVPEWAKIVILQSSGKGELDILCKEKMFPYMNTLSYNSFEEAIDIAKTNLFYEGAGHTAVVHSNNEDHLREAGRQLPISRLVVNQPSSTGAGGSIHNGFNPTTTLGCGSWGNNSISENLSYEHLINVSRIGYFNKEAKMPEDATIWN from the coding sequence ATGACAGATGGAGAAATTTTACAAAAAATGCTCAGACAAAGCCGGCAAGCGCAGGCCGAAATTGAAAAGTGCAATCAGGCCCAGGTAGATGGTTTTGTCAGGGCAATTGGCAAGGCTATTTATGACAATGCCGAGCTTCTGGCCCGGGAAGCAGTGGATGAGACCGGAATGGGTGTGTATGAGGACAAAGTGGCGAAAAATAAAGGGAAATCCAGAATGATCTGGCTGAGCCTTAAAGACAAAAGATCAGTTGATATCATAAAAGAGGAACCGGAAAAGGGATTGGTCTATGTAGCCAAACCCAAAGGAGTAATTGCTGCAATTACGCCAACAACCAATCCGGTAGTAACGCCGATGTGCAATGCGATGTTTGCTCTAAAAGGGCGCAATTCGATTATAGTAGCGCCGCATCCCCGGTCCAAGCGTTGCTCGGCTCATGCCGTGGCCTTGATGAACGAGGCGTTAAATAAACTGGGAGCGCCGGAGCATTTGATTCAGATCATTGAAGAACCTACCATGGAACTGACCCAGGGACTGATGGGCGTTGCCGATGCGGTTGTGGCCACCGGCGGCATGGGGCTGGTAAAGGCGGCCTATGCCAGCGGCAAACCGGCTTATGGCGTGGGAGCAGGCAATGTGCAGGTAATTGTGGACAGAGAATACGATTATGAGCAGGCCGCAAAGGATATTATCGCCGGCCGCAAGTTTGACAATGGCATTATTTGTTCGGGGGAGCAATGCGTAATTACGCCCGCGGAAAAGCATGAAGAAATTATGGCTGCTTTTGCCAAACACGGCGGTTATTATATCCGGGAAGCCGAACAAATTGAAAGGTTTCGTAAAGTGATGTTTCCTGAAGGTAAAATCAACACCAAATTGGTTGGTCAATCGGTGCAGCATATTGCCGCAGCCGCCGGGGTTCCTGTACCGGAATGGGCAAAGATCGTCATTTTACAGTCATCCGGCAAGGGTGAACTGGATATTCTGTGCAAGGAAAAAATGTTTCCTTATATGAACACACTTAGCTACAACAGTTTTGAAGAAGCCATTGATATTGCCAAAACCAACTTGTTTTACGAAGGCGCAGGACATACCGCGGTAGTTCACTCTAATAATGAGGACCATCTTAGAGAGGCCGGCCGGCAGTTGCCAATCAGCCGTCTGGTAGTCAATCAGCCTTCCTCCACCGGAGCGGGAGGCAGCATCCATAACGGGTTTAATCCCACCACTACTCTGGGCTGCGGTTCCTGGGGCAACAACAGCATTTCGGAAAATTTAAGCTACGAGCATTTAATCAATGTATCACGAATTGGTTATTTCAATAAGGAAGCAAAGATGCCCGAAGATGCCACCATCTGGAATTAA
- a CDS encoding acyl-CoA dehydrogenase family protein, whose product MKFDLSDDQKLLQQRIGDFARDKIAPGVDERDENEFFDRTLYDEMGSLGLTGLCYSRDLGGSGGTYLDFALAVEEVSKTDDSLASSLSASVFLCQWPISQYGTEDQKQKYLKPLAEGRHLGAFALTERNAGSDVAGMQTTAVRQGGEYILNGGKIFITNGGEAETYVVFAMTDPAKGSKGISAFILPKGLPGFNFGKREKKMGIRGSVTRELIFENVKVPADQLLGAEGQGFKIAMTALDGGRIGVAAQAVGIGQAALDHAIRYAKERVQFGKPIASQQIVAFMLANMATRLEAARLLTYQAAYAKDEGRPFSKEAAMAKSYASDTAMAIATDAVQIFGGYGFSREYPVERLMRNAKITQIYEGTNQIQNIVIASALLR is encoded by the coding sequence GTGAAATTTGATCTGAGTGATGATCAAAAATTGTTGCAGCAGCGGATCGGCGACTTCGCAAGGGACAAAATAGCGCCCGGAGTTGACGAACGGGATGAGAATGAATTTTTCGACCGGACGTTGTATGACGAAATGGGATCGCTGGGACTTACCGGTCTTTGCTATTCCAGAGACTTGGGCGGCTCAGGCGGAACCTATCTGGATTTTGCTCTGGCTGTGGAGGAAGTGTCAAAAACCGATGACAGCTTAGCTTCATCTTTATCAGCCTCCGTATTTCTGTGTCAGTGGCCGATTAGCCAGTATGGCACGGAGGACCAAAAGCAAAAATATCTTAAGCCGCTGGCTGAAGGCCGCCATCTGGGCGCATTTGCTCTCACTGAGCGTAATGCCGGCAGCGATGTGGCCGGCATGCAGACAACAGCGGTCCGGCAGGGCGGCGAATATATTCTAAACGGCGGCAAAATTTTCATTACCAATGGCGGCGAGGCCGAGACCTATGTTGTTTTCGCCATGACCGACCCAGCCAAGGGCAGCAAGGGAATAAGCGCCTTTATTCTACCCAAGGGGCTGCCGGGGTTTAACTTCGGCAAGCGGGAAAAGAAGATGGGAATCCGCGGGTCTGTAACCAGGGAATTAATTTTCGAGAACGTAAAAGTTCCGGCAGATCAGTTGCTGGGCGCCGAAGGTCAGGGCTTCAAAATTGCAATGACGGCGCTGGACGGCGGACGTATCGGCGTTGCCGCGCAGGCTGTGGGCATCGGGCAGGCCGCCCTGGATCATGCCATAAGATATGCCAAAGAAAGAGTGCAGTTTGGCAAGCCGATTGCGAGCCAGCAGATCGTGGCCTTTATGCTGGCCAATATGGCAACCAGGCTGGAGGCGGCGAGGCTTTTGACCTATCAGGCCGCCTATGCCAAAGATGAAGGCCGGCCTTTTTCCAAGGAAGCCGCTATGGCCAAATCGTATGCTTCCGATACGGCTATGGCGATTGCCACTGATGCCGTGCAAATTTTTGGCGGCTATGGATTCAGCCGGGAATATCCGGTTGAGCGGTTGATGCGCAATGCGAAAATAACCCAGATTTATGAAGGAACTAACCAGATTCAGAATATCGTTATTGCTAGCGCATTATTGCGCTAA